The region CAATTATTCGAGCAACTTACTTTTGACGAGGTGATATCTATCTCATCTTATAACTTTATTCTCGAAGCTCTTTTCTATGCAGCTTCATATTAACTTGGTATTACACATAGATTTTCGATACAACTCATCTGTTTTTGGGTTGTTCATTTTTTGTATCTTTGGTAACGGAGTTGAGAGGCGTTTTCAGTAAAACTCAATCGATATAAAGCACAAGTATCTGCATTTTCAGTAAGTGGTAGAGATGTTGGCTATTTTCATCTTTTAGCAGCCATTTCCATAATTTTTCCAGCAGTAGCGTCAGGATAACTTCTAGAGATTTGTTGAGTAGTTGGGTGGTTACAGTTTCTAGCATTGCGTTGCGATTGCCTCAGTAAGAATTTATTTTGTATTTACGCCTTTCTAAAATCCCTCGAATCCTGTATTTACAAGGCTTGCTGGATGTGTGAGTTATGTAATCGCTATGTGTGACTTTTGCTAACGGCGCTACAATTGTGTCAAAATTGCTAAGTAAAACATGGTTAAGCGATCGCTTCAGGCTTCTCAACAAGGGATTGAAAAGGCAAAATTAGCTTTAATTGACAAATTTGGGACACAGCAAAAGCTTGCTGATGCACTAGCGGTAACTCGTCAACCAATCAGTAAGTTTTTCAATGGAAAGACAGTTGATAATGAGTTATTCGTGCGGATATGGGAAAAATTGGGATTAAAGTGGCAAGAAACGTCTGAAAATCAACAAATTGAAGTTAAGGCAAGTTCAGAACAAGACTCTGAAATAGATGTTCTAGTCCAAGAAATTCGTGCATTGGTAAAACCCCATATCAAAGAAAAATGTGGAACTATGCGCGTTTTAGATATGGCGCAACCGATAGAGTTAACTGGTGAGAGGGGTATTTATACAAATGTCAATATTTTGCAGAAACTCAACCGAAGTAGAAGAATAGAAATTGCTGAACTTTTACGTAGAAAGAGCAAGGGGAATCTATTCTTTTTCGCATCTGACATTTCATGAGTATTTTACAGCCAAGGAAATTGTTGCTAATTCTGCTTGGGATAGTTTAGTCGAACATATCACAGAAATACGCTGGAGGGAAGTATTTTTACTTACGGTAATGATGCGTAAAGCTGATGATTTAGTGTTGTTGATGAAACAAAAAATTGATGAAATAGTTGCTAAAGATGAAAAAGTATTAATTTTCTTTATTTGGCTTTTCCAAAAATCTCTTTCTGTTAAATGTTACGGAAGATTAGTCGAAACAAGAATATTTTTTTTACATTTAGAGTATATTAATAATTTTCAGTTTTTTACTAGCGATCAACACTTTGAATTAGCTGATTATTTTAATGTTCATACTCAGGTTGATCACTGGATTATTGATAAAACTGAATGTGGACTTAATAATTCATATTATTTTTTTCTGGATTTTTATCATTATAATAATAGCTTCTCTCCCAATGATGCTATTTTTCAAGATATTGATGAACTTATCAGCTATGAGCCTATTTTAGAACTAAAAGAAGTATTAGAAAAAATTAAGAATGAATTACCTGATCCCAAGCAAGAAAAAGCAAAATTTCAAGAATTATGCGGAGAAAATAGTAATAGATGGTGGACAGAAATAAGGTATAATGTATCTAAATATCATAATATTTTTCATGACTGGCAGTTCAGTGATGAGCAAGATGAACTATTGCTTCAGTATTACTCTGCTAATTTACTACTTATGGATTGCCTAAATAGCGATTGTTATGTCAGCCGCGAAGTTAGACAATACATTGAGGATACTTTACTGTTACCGATAAGTGAAATAGAAAAGAGAAAGAAACAATGATGTTGTGCGTAATTAGAAGCTAATTAGGAAAATGAGTTAGGACGTTTTATCTATTTAACTTTCAGCAGCAATATCATTTAAGAGTTGCTGAAATTCATATTCAGAAAGAATCATTTTTTATGAAATTGTTATTAATGCATATGAATTATTAATTTTTTACTGCATTAATAACAATATTTTAAAGTGATGGTAATAATTGATCAAATTCAGAAAGTGAAGGAATTGATATCGCTCTTTTTAAGAGTGTTTTCAATACAGATAAATCATTGATATTATTCACCGCATCAATTATAGATGTTGGTATTTCACCAAATCGTGTTTCCAAGACTTCAATCACGCTATCTTGACTTGTTTGAAGAACTCCTAACTGACGACCTTCTTCAATTCCCTCTTCAATTCCTTCTTGTTTAGCTAGTCTTTCAATACTGGTTACATAGCGCATTTTCCTTGCCTCTTCGTAACTTTTGATTTCTGTTTTAAAACTAATTGCCAGTTCTTCAGGTAAGACCATTATCCAGTCAATAAACCGGAACAATTGTCTGATATCTTGCCGACTGAAACCGCTTTCTAAGAGTAATCTGACTAAACTTAATTTCCACTGTAATCTATTTTCAGGACTGCGTTTAGTGGATTTACTCTTTAAATGTGCCATCACAACGATAGCAAAAGGGTTCTTGCTTGTTTCTAGACTTGACCAGGATGGTTCATAATCTAATAATTTAGCAATAGGAAATTCTAGACTAACTCTACACCCTCCTAATTGATAATTATAACTAGATGGTCGCCAGTTTGCTTCTTCATCTGCTAAAACTGCCAAACTAATCACGCGCTTTTGATGACGGTCAAACAAGCGGTAATTATATGTATACATTCTTTGAGTAAATGCACTGTCATATTGTCCTTGGACTTCTACATGAACCAAAACCCAAGCTTCTTCTCCATCCAGTAACCAAACTTTAGTAACTTTATCAACTAAACGTTTACCAATTTCTGCATCTGGTTCTAGTTGATGTAGTTCTTTATCTAAAAATTGATAGGGACGGTTCCAGTCGATTTCTTCATAAGCTAAAGGAAAGAAAAATTCTAAAAATCTATTAAAATAGAGTTCTATAATTTCTTTCCAAGGACTATCATAATCAGTAAATTGTTCAGCCATAAACTAAAACAAAAAGTATCTTTGTGCCATTGGTAAAACTGTTGCTGGTTCACAGGTTAATAACTCTCCATCTGCGCGAACTTCATAGGTTTCTGGGTCTACTTCAATATGAGGTAAAGTATCATTTAATTTCATATCCTGTTTAGTAATTTGACGAGTTCCAGAAACAGCAACAGCTGATTTTTTCAAACCTAACTGTTGGGGAATTTCTCTTTCTAAACTTGCTTGAGAAACAAACGTTAATGATGTTGCGTGACGCGCACCGGCAAAACTGCCAAACATGGGACGGGAATGTACAGGCTGAGGTGTGGGTATACTAGCATTAGCATCACCCATTTGTGACCAAGCAATCATTCCCCCTTTAATGACTATTTCTGGTTTTACGCCAAAAAATGCAGGTTGCCATAAACACAAATCTGCTAGTTTCCCTGCTTCCACAGACCCCACATATTGAGAAATACCATGTGTAATTGCTGGGTTAATTGTGTACTTAGCAACGTATCTTTTCGCCCGTAAATTGTCTGCATTGCTATCACCAGCAAGACTTCCGCGTTGTACCTTCATTTTATGTGATGTCTGCCAAGTACGAATTATGACTTCACCTACACGCCCCATTGCTTGGGAATCGGAAGCAATCATACTAAACGCGCCTAAATCGTGCAGAATATCTTCAGCAGCGATGGTTTCTCGACGA is a window of Anabaena sphaerica FACHB-251 DNA encoding:
- a CDS encoding NACHT C-terminal helical domain 2-containing protein; its protein translation is MLNFYVERARGIYSFSHLTFHEYFTAKEIVANSAWDSLVEHITEIRWREVFLLTVMMRKADDLVLLMKQKIDEIVAKDEKVLIFFIWLFQKSLSVKCYGRLVETRIFFLHLEYINNFQFFTSDQHFELADYFNVHTQVDHWIIDKTECGLNNSYYFFLDFYHYNNSFSPNDAIFQDIDELISYEPILELKEVLEKIKNELPDPKQEKAKFQELCGENSNRWWTEIRYNVSKYHNIFHDWQFSDEQDELLLQYYSANLLLMDCLNSDCYVSREVRQYIEDTLLLPISEIEKRKKQ
- a CDS encoding transposase, which translates into the protein MAEQFTDYDSPWKEIIELYFNRFLEFFFPLAYEEIDWNRPYQFLDKELHQLEPDAEIGKRLVDKVTKVWLLDGEEAWVLVHVEVQGQYDSAFTQRMYTYNYRLFDRHQKRVISLAVLADEEANWRPSSYNYQLGGCRVSLEFPIAKLLDYEPSWSSLETSKNPFAIVVMAHLKSKSTKRSPENRLQWKLSLVRLLLESGFSRQDIRQLFRFIDWIMVLPEELAISFKTEIKSYEEARKMRYVTSIERLAKQEGIEEGIEEGRQLGVLQTSQDSVIEVLETRFGEIPTSIIDAVNNINDLSVLKTLLKRAISIPSLSEFDQLLPSL